The Neofelis nebulosa isolate mNeoNeb1 chromosome X, mNeoNeb1.pri, whole genome shotgun sequence genome has a segment encoding these proteins:
- the LDOC1 gene encoding protein LDOC1, which produces MVDELVLLLHALLMRHRALSIENSQLMEQLRLLVCERATLLRQVRPPSCPVPFPETFSGESSRLPEFIVQTASYMLVNENRFCNDAMKVAFLISLLTGEAEEWVVPYIEMDSPILGDYRAFLDEMKQCFGWDDDEEDDDDDEEDDY; this is translated from the coding sequence ATGGTGGACGAGCTGGTGCTACTGCTGCACGCGCTCCTGATGCGGCACCGCGCGCTGAGCATCGAGAACAGCCAGCTCATGGAACAGCTACGGCTGCTGGTGTGCGAGAGGGCCACCCTGCTGCGCCAGGTACGTCCGCCGAGCTGCCCGGTGCCCTTCCCCGAAACGTTTAGCGGCGAGAGCTCACGGCTCCCCGAGTTTATCGTGCAGACGGCGTCTTACATGCTCGTCAACGAGAACCGATTCTGCAACGACGCCATGAAGGTGGCATTCCTAATCAGCCTGCTCACCGGGGAAGCCGAGGAGTGGGTGGTGCCCTACATTGAGATGGATAGCCCCATCCTAGGTGATTACCGGGCCTTCCTCGATGAGATGAAACAGTGTTTTGGCTGGGATGACGACGAAgaagacgacgacgacgacgaagAAGATGATTACTAG